In Mycobacterium sp. JS623, one genomic interval encodes:
- a CDS encoding SDR family NAD(P)-dependent oxidoreductase, with translation MTGRLQGKVALISGAGSGIGRAAAQQFAAEGAKVAVLDLNADAAKETADIVASTGGTAIAVVANVSVAADVAAAVEEAVAQLGAINVLYNNAGVDSTGSIDVAEEGDWDRCFNVNAKGTYLLSRAVIPHMEATGGGSIVNQGSVAALVAVPNFAAYCAAKGAVVSLTRSMAIDCAPKGIRVNAICPGTVFTPLMEPMLRARGGGDLDAGLAKTVAKYPIGRLGTPEDIAAVALFLSSDDSGFMTGSIVTADGGMTAQ, from the coding sequence ATGACAGGTCGTTTGCAGGGAAAGGTTGCCCTGATATCGGGAGCCGGTTCGGGGATCGGACGTGCCGCCGCCCAACAGTTCGCTGCCGAGGGCGCAAAAGTCGCGGTTCTGGATTTGAATGCGGACGCGGCGAAGGAGACCGCAGACATCGTCGCCTCGACAGGCGGAACCGCCATCGCGGTAGTCGCCAACGTGTCCGTCGCCGCAGACGTCGCCGCTGCGGTCGAGGAGGCCGTAGCACAACTGGGTGCCATCAACGTGCTGTACAACAATGCCGGCGTCGACAGCACCGGCAGTATCGACGTCGCGGAGGAGGGCGATTGGGACCGCTGCTTCAACGTCAACGCTAAGGGCACCTACCTATTGTCGCGCGCCGTCATTCCACATATGGAAGCCACCGGCGGGGGCTCGATCGTCAACCAGGGCTCGGTTGCGGCGCTAGTCGCAGTGCCCAACTTCGCCGCCTATTGCGCGGCCAAGGGTGCCGTCGTCTCGCTGACCCGGTCGATGGCCATCGACTGCGCCCCCAAGGGCATCCGTGTCAACGCAATCTGCCCAGGCACCGTGTTCACCCCGCTGATGGAACCGATGCTTCGCGCCCGCGGCGGCGGAGACCTTGACGCCGGTCTGGCCAAGACCGTCGCCAAGTACCCAATCGGGCGCCTCGGCACCCCCGAGGATATCGCCGCCGTCGCACTATTCCTGTCTAGCGACGACTCGGGGTTTATGACAGGTTCCATTGTCACAGCGGACGGGGGTATGACCGCACAGTGA
- a CDS encoding ABC transporter permease, producing MTVAIGRKASARPLAGVWSLDPSVRFYRRPGFLRALAPLALLIAWLVTSSTGLLSVRVLPAPPVIYRAGLEVYRSGDLIGALLVSGQRVLIGFTLGATVAVVLGVLAATSMLGEYIVDPPMQMLRTLPLFGLIPVFIIWFGVDEQPKVFLIALGVAFPLYLNTYAGIRQLDGKLLELSEVLQLTRWERLRDIVIPGALPQILVGLRQSLGIAWLSLIVAEQVNASAGLGFIVNNAREFLRTDIVIFGLFVYGAFGLLTDSIVRAVERRALRWNRS from the coding sequence GTGACAGTCGCCATCGGACGAAAGGCGAGCGCTCGACCCTTGGCGGGCGTCTGGTCGCTGGATCCGTCCGTCCGGTTCTACCGCCGGCCGGGATTCCTGCGTGCGCTCGCCCCGCTCGCCCTGCTGATCGCCTGGCTGGTCACGAGTTCCACCGGACTGCTGTCCGTGCGGGTGTTGCCCGCGCCGCCGGTGATCTACCGGGCAGGGCTTGAGGTGTACCGCAGCGGGGATCTCATCGGCGCGCTGCTGGTGTCCGGGCAGCGCGTCCTGATCGGGTTCACGCTCGGCGCGACGGTCGCGGTCGTGCTCGGCGTTCTCGCCGCGACCAGCATGCTCGGCGAGTACATCGTCGACCCGCCGATGCAGATGCTGCGGACACTGCCGCTGTTCGGCCTGATCCCGGTCTTCATCATCTGGTTCGGCGTCGACGAGCAGCCGAAAGTGTTCCTCATCGCGCTGGGCGTCGCCTTCCCTTTGTACCTGAACACCTACGCCGGCATCAGGCAACTTGACGGCAAGCTGCTCGAGCTGTCCGAGGTCCTGCAGCTGACGCGGTGGGAACGGCTGCGCGACATCGTGATTCCCGGCGCGCTACCGCAGATCCTGGTCGGCCTGCGCCAAAGCCTCGGCATCGCATGGCTGTCGCTGATCGTGGCCGAGCAGGTCAACGCCAGTGCCGGGCTGGGGTTCATCGTGAACAACGCGCGCGAGTTTCTCCGTACCGACATCGTGATTTTCGGCCTGTTCGTCTACGGCGCGTTCGGCCTGCTCACCGACTCGATCGTGCGCGCGGTCGAACGCCGCGCGCTGCGCTGGAACCGGTCGTGA
- a CDS encoding ABC transporter ATP-binding protein, producing the protein MTAAVTRTVARISGLGKQFGDRIVLKGVDLDIRHGEIVALVGRSGSGKSTLLRVLAGLSDAHCGTVEVDDRFAVAFQESRLVPWLSVVRNVALGLPDPRQRRDGSHRARAVLDEVGLGGRADVWPLTLSGGEAQRAALARALIAEPVLLLLDEPFAALDAVTRIAMQDLLLRLFDEHGFGVLLVTHDVAEAVTLADRVLVLDKGLIAHEVKVRLDRPRRHAAPQSAPYAAHLLELLGVEQ; encoded by the coding sequence GTGACCGCGGCGGTGACGCGGACAGTCGCGCGAATCTCGGGACTGGGCAAGCAGTTTGGTGACCGGATCGTCCTCAAGGGCGTCGACCTCGACATCCGCCACGGCGAGATCGTGGCGCTCGTCGGGCGCAGCGGCTCGGGCAAGTCGACGCTGCTGCGGGTGCTGGCCGGGCTGTCCGACGCGCACTGCGGCACCGTTGAGGTCGACGACCGGTTCGCCGTCGCGTTCCAGGAGTCCCGGCTCGTCCCTTGGCTTTCCGTCGTACGCAACGTCGCCCTTGGTCTGCCCGATCCACGTCAGCGCCGCGACGGTAGTCACCGGGCGCGGGCGGTGCTCGACGAGGTCGGCCTCGGTGGTCGCGCCGACGTCTGGCCGCTCACGCTCTCCGGCGGAGAAGCGCAGCGCGCCGCACTCGCGCGCGCACTCATCGCCGAGCCCGTCCTGCTCTTGCTCGACGAGCCGTTCGCCGCGCTCGACGCGGTGACCCGGATCGCCATGCAGGATTTGTTGCTTCGGCTGTTCGACGAGCACGGCTTCGGCGTGCTGCTCGTGACCCACGATGTCGCCGAAGCAGTGACGCTCGCTGACCGCGTCCTTGTCCTCGACAAGGGCCTCATCGCACACGAAGTCAAGGTCCGGCTCGACCGTCCGCGACGGCACGCCGCACCCCAAAGCGCCCCGTACGCGGCGCATCTGCTTGAACTCCTTGGTGTCGAGCAATAG
- a CDS encoding ABC transporter substrate-binding protein: MKRTRTAVIALVAAASLALAACGSADSPKPDTPVDLGSVTLKIGDQKGVALEPLMRAAGELDNLPYKIDFSNFTSGPTVVEAASAGGIDLGQVGNTPPIFGLAAKANIKIVGALSATAKGDAILVGKDSTLTSVADLKGKRVAVAKGTSANANLLLNLKRAGLTMSDIAPVYLQPGDGYSALTRGDVQAWATWDPYTAIAEQEVGAKVIATAEQASNGFNFWVASADMLDDRGRVAAIKDFLRRFADATAWSEQNTDAWSANYAELTQISADASKLMLTRSIKRPIPITEAVIASEQQLADAFTDAKAIPGKVEFADAVDERFQ, encoded by the coding sequence GTGAAACGTACTCGCACCGCCGTGATCGCACTAGTCGCTGCTGCCTCACTCGCGCTCGCTGCGTGCGGCAGCGCCGACTCGCCGAAGCCCGATACGCCGGTCGATCTCGGGTCGGTGACGTTGAAGATCGGCGATCAGAAAGGGGTCGCTCTCGAGCCGTTGATGCGCGCCGCCGGCGAGCTGGACAACCTGCCCTACAAGATCGACTTCTCCAATTTCACGTCGGGACCTACGGTCGTCGAGGCCGCTAGTGCCGGCGGGATTGACCTCGGCCAGGTCGGCAATACGCCGCCCATCTTCGGTCTGGCCGCGAAGGCGAACATCAAGATCGTCGGCGCGCTGTCGGCGACGGCGAAGGGCGACGCGATCCTTGTGGGCAAGGATTCCACCCTCACCTCCGTTGCGGACCTGAAGGGCAAGCGGGTTGCGGTGGCCAAGGGCACTTCGGCCAACGCGAACCTTTTGCTGAACCTGAAGCGGGCCGGCCTGACGATGAGCGACATCGCACCGGTCTACCTGCAACCCGGCGACGGCTACTCTGCGCTCACTCGCGGCGACGTGCAGGCGTGGGCGACGTGGGACCCTTACACGGCGATCGCCGAGCAGGAGGTCGGCGCCAAAGTGATCGCCACCGCTGAGCAGGCGTCCAACGGGTTCAACTTCTGGGTCGCCTCGGCCGATATGCTCGACGACCGCGGCAGGGTCGCCGCGATCAAGGACTTCCTGCGGCGCTTCGCCGACGCCACGGCCTGGTCCGAGCAGAACACCGACGCGTGGTCGGCGAACTACGCCGAGCTCACCCAGATCAGTGCTGACGCGTCGAAGCTGATGTTGACCCGCTCGATCAAAAGGCCGATCCCGATCACCGAGGCGGTGATCGCCTCGGAGCAGCAACTCGCGGACGCGTTCACCGACGCGAAGGCGATCCCAGGCAAGGTCGAATTCGCCGACGCCGTCGATGAACGGTTCCAGTGA
- a CDS encoding MEDS domain-containing protein, with protein sequence MLTTDTATVGVMGVSLAPGDHVCAFYPGAAERNEILIPYLREGLDAGDKCICIVSDATAPDGELDSVRCHSHNSDQLAVDRSGDTYLKGGGFSADRMLEYWDSAISQAMEDGYTFARGAGEMTWALETMPGVENLVTYEFELNDFLKKYPAVIVCLYELGRFSGEMLVEVLKTHPKVILGGIVLENPYYLDHAEYLASR encoded by the coding sequence ATGCTGACCACCGATACGGCGACTGTTGGCGTCATGGGGGTTTCCCTGGCGCCCGGGGATCACGTGTGCGCTTTCTACCCGGGCGCCGCGGAGCGCAATGAAATCTTGATTCCCTACCTGCGGGAGGGCTTGGATGCCGGCGACAAGTGCATTTGCATCGTCTCGGACGCCACAGCGCCCGACGGCGAGCTGGACTCGGTTCGATGTCACTCACACAACAGTGATCAACTGGCCGTCGACCGTAGTGGCGACACGTACCTCAAAGGTGGCGGTTTCTCCGCGGATCGGATGTTGGAGTACTGGGACTCGGCGATAAGTCAGGCGATGGAGGACGGATACACCTTCGCCCGGGGTGCTGGCGAGATGACATGGGCCCTGGAGACGATGCCTGGTGTGGAGAATCTGGTGACCTACGAGTTCGAGCTCAACGACTTCCTCAAGAAGTATCCAGCCGTTATTGTCTGCCTCTATGAGCTCGGCCGATTCAGCGGTGAAATGTTGGTCGAAGTTCTCAAGACACACCCAAAGGTGATCTTGGGCGGGATTGTGCTGGAGAATCCGTACTATCTCGACCACGCCGAATATCTTGCTTCTCGCTAG
- a CDS encoding PucR family transcriptional regulator — MAVAQEDVSTESYIELREQISNLQGLLMLSLLMTQSGDENKIIQLSITSVPSFYRCPFVGIHLNDRGWQNPLDPHDVSLERIELEPQLKALGPSGGVLNFTRYSWCVALPLRGLEAHIGYFVVAAEAEPSTGEQFLIRVLAQQTGVALANARLHRKEQASTEALRRSNVALAESVTALEYAANIHARFTEIATKGQGEEGIATALHELTGLPVAIEDRFGNLRAWAGPDCPDPYPKDDPATREAMLQRCVQAGEPIRQGGRLSAVANPRVDIMGVLSLIDPQAVAGDQAQVALEHGTTVLAMELARLRSLAEAELRLRRDLVEELLLGTGDESALARAEALGHDLGRCHRVLIVEPQGRTADMDKFFHAVRRAARNAQLGSLIVARASTVVILSDAEVDREKFLSAISTSVGDDNFRVGVGGWCDRPEDFPRSYHEAQLALKMQRRSGTATAAGVIFYDELGVYRILAEVENQQSIESFVRQWLGPLLDYDAAKGSQMVATLAGYLQCGGHYDTTTAALYIHRSTLKYRLSRIRDLLGIDINDPEARFNLELAARAWGTLEELAAGQGHMSPPAEVDPSV, encoded by the coding sequence GTGGCCGTAGCGCAAGAGGATGTCTCAACGGAGAGCTATATCGAGCTGCGCGAGCAGATCTCGAATCTCCAGGGATTGCTGATGCTTTCGTTGTTGATGACCCAGAGTGGCGACGAAAACAAGATCATCCAACTCAGCATCACATCTGTTCCCTCGTTCTACCGATGTCCATTTGTCGGAATTCATCTAAACGACCGTGGCTGGCAGAATCCTCTTGACCCCCACGATGTCTCGTTGGAGCGCATCGAGCTCGAGCCTCAGCTCAAGGCCCTTGGCCCATCCGGTGGCGTGCTCAACTTCACGAGATACTCATGGTGTGTGGCATTGCCGCTTCGCGGCCTAGAGGCGCACATTGGATACTTCGTTGTCGCTGCGGAGGCGGAGCCGTCCACCGGCGAACAGTTCCTTATCCGTGTTCTGGCGCAGCAGACCGGCGTTGCGCTAGCCAACGCCCGCCTTCATCGCAAAGAACAGGCCAGTACTGAGGCCCTACGGCGCAGCAATGTGGCTCTGGCCGAAAGTGTGACGGCCCTGGAATACGCCGCCAACATCCACGCCCGCTTCACCGAGATCGCAACGAAGGGCCAAGGCGAAGAAGGCATTGCCACCGCGCTGCACGAGCTGACCGGGCTTCCCGTGGCCATCGAGGACCGCTTCGGGAACTTGCGAGCGTGGGCTGGCCCCGACTGCCCGGACCCCTATCCAAAAGACGACCCTGCGACGCGAGAGGCCATGCTGCAACGCTGCGTGCAGGCCGGAGAACCGATTCGTCAGGGCGGTCGGCTGTCCGCGGTGGCCAACCCGCGCGTGGACATCATGGGTGTCCTGTCCCTGATTGACCCACAAGCTGTTGCCGGAGATCAGGCCCAGGTTGCTCTCGAGCACGGAACCACAGTGCTGGCAATGGAGTTGGCACGCCTACGTAGCCTCGCGGAGGCCGAGCTGCGTCTACGTCGCGACCTGGTCGAAGAGCTGCTCCTCGGCACCGGAGACGAGAGCGCGCTGGCACGCGCCGAAGCGCTAGGTCACGATCTTGGCCGATGCCACCGTGTACTGATCGTTGAGCCACAGGGCCGCACTGCTGACATGGACAAGTTCTTCCATGCTGTCCGCCGCGCAGCGCGCAATGCTCAACTGGGTTCACTGATTGTCGCCCGCGCCAGCACGGTGGTCATTCTCTCCGACGCCGAAGTGGATCGAGAGAAGTTCCTGTCAGCAATCAGCACCTCCGTCGGCGACGACAATTTTCGCGTCGGCGTCGGAGGGTGGTGCGACCGTCCGGAGGACTTTCCCCGGTCCTACCACGAGGCTCAACTCGCACTGAAGATGCAAAGGAGAAGCGGCACAGCCACCGCCGCCGGCGTCATTTTCTACGACGAACTCGGCGTCTACCGCATCCTTGCCGAAGTTGAGAATCAGCAATCCATTGAAAGCTTCGTACGCCAATGGCTGGGCCCCCTACTCGATTACGACGCAGCGAAGGGGTCGCAAATGGTAGCCACGCTGGCAGGCTATTTGCAGTGCGGTGGCCACTACGACACGACCACGGCGGCACTGTACATCCACCGCAGCACACTGAAGTACCGGCTGTCCCGTATCCGGGATTTGCTCGGGATCGACATCAACGACCCCGAGGCCCGATTCAATCTCGAACTGGCAGCCCGGGCGTGGGGAACGCTGGAGGAACTGGCAGCAGGACAGGGTCATATGTCCCCGCCGGCCGAGGTTGACCCGTCCGTCTAG
- a CDS encoding CoA transferase subunit A — translation MSRFSPYVDKRRSLSEAAQLIQSGNIVALGGGLCGRLPMALVREMIRLDRHDLHLVGSAHSIDVDMLVAAGSVAICEESYVGFEQDLGLAPAFRLAATSGTIEVRESCCATILTQLRAAEMGVPFLPVRGVKGTGIASLHREYGQIECPFTGEKLTAVPPLVPDVACIHAPLGDRYGNLHIDQPFVLDERFASASTRVVATVESVKSPEAVAAAGIVIPGHLVTAVAEVPFGAHPSSCYPQYAYDRTHLRTYLDAAKQGPEAVSAYLERYVYRGEESYRQEIDAQRLTGWTGSTQQWQELFQ, via the coding sequence ATGAGCAGGTTCTCCCCGTACGTGGACAAGCGCAGATCATTGTCCGAGGCGGCGCAGCTGATCCAGAGTGGCAACATCGTTGCCCTGGGCGGTGGTCTGTGCGGCCGACTTCCAATGGCATTGGTGCGCGAGATGATTCGGCTCGACCGCCACGATCTGCATCTGGTCGGATCCGCGCACAGCATTGACGTCGACATGCTGGTGGCAGCGGGAAGTGTTGCGATCTGCGAAGAAAGCTACGTCGGCTTTGAACAGGACCTGGGTTTGGCTCCGGCTTTTCGCCTCGCTGCCACCTCGGGCACGATCGAGGTACGGGAGAGTTGCTGCGCGACGATCCTCACGCAGCTGCGCGCGGCCGAAATGGGGGTACCCTTCCTGCCCGTTCGTGGCGTGAAAGGAACCGGGATCGCCAGCCTGCACCGGGAGTACGGCCAAATCGAATGCCCCTTCACCGGTGAGAAGCTCACGGCGGTACCGCCCCTGGTTCCCGACGTGGCGTGCATCCACGCACCGCTCGGCGACAGATACGGCAACTTGCACATCGACCAACCGTTTGTTCTGGATGAGCGGTTTGCCTCCGCGTCGACTCGAGTGGTGGCAACAGTCGAGAGCGTCAAGAGCCCCGAAGCCGTGGCCGCGGCGGGCATTGTCATTCCCGGTCACCTGGTGACCGCGGTGGCCGAGGTGCCTTTCGGAGCCCATCCATCGTCGTGCTATCCCCAATACGCCTACGACCGAACGCATTTGAGGACGTATCTCGACGCGGCCAAACAAGGACCCGAAGCCGTCTCAGCCTATCTGGAGCGTTACGTCTACCGCGGGGAGGAATCCTACCGCCAGGAAATCGATGCACAACGTCTGACGGGGTGGACGGGCTCGACACAGCAATGGCAGGAGTTGTTTCAATGA
- a CDS encoding acyl CoA--acetate/3-ketoacid CoA transferase subunit beta translates to MSGDEWSFDEWFVVALARTIRDREAVFHGFASPCAQVAMHVARRTHARDMILIEGATYAVNPDPVFIPPTGNDLALHRDAAYRMRFEEFFDAALRGDIDRMFVSGGQIDGYGNTNVTAIGPDPLRPKVKLGGGGGGCNISATIGELTLWTTRHRSGRTLVDKVDFITDIGHKTPQGSRTELGYTGRGPKWLITELGVFDFSADNHARLRAVWPDVTIDEVRAATKFDLIVDLSPGLLHPPSVAELAEVRAIDPLACRRLEFDQRELGRRFRRTDHAPCCC, encoded by the coding sequence ATGAGCGGTGACGAATGGAGCTTCGACGAGTGGTTCGTGGTGGCACTGGCGCGGACCATTCGCGACAGGGAAGCCGTCTTTCACGGTTTCGCCAGCCCCTGCGCGCAGGTCGCAATGCATGTTGCGCGTCGCACCCATGCGCGCGACATGATCCTGATCGAGGGCGCCACATATGCGGTCAATCCCGACCCCGTGTTTATCCCACCAACGGGCAACGACCTAGCCCTGCATCGCGACGCGGCGTACAGAATGCGATTCGAAGAATTCTTCGACGCTGCGCTGCGCGGCGACATCGACCGCATGTTCGTCTCCGGCGGGCAGATCGACGGATACGGCAACACCAACGTGACCGCCATCGGCCCAGATCCGCTGCGGCCCAAAGTCAAACTGGGTGGAGGCGGCGGCGGATGTAACATATCGGCCACCATCGGGGAACTCACGCTGTGGACAACACGGCACCGAAGCGGTCGCACGTTGGTCGACAAGGTGGACTTCATCACCGATATCGGCCACAAGACCCCGCAGGGGTCGCGCACAGAGCTCGGCTACACCGGGCGCGGTCCAAAGTGGCTCATCACGGAACTCGGGGTGTTCGACTTCTCGGCCGACAACCACGCGCGCCTCCGTGCGGTGTGGCCCGACGTCACCATCGACGAGGTTCGTGCCGCAACGAAGTTCGACCTCATCGTCGACCTCTCGCCCGGACTGTTGCACCCACCGAGCGTCGCCGAGCTCGCGGAGGTGCGCGCCATCGACCCGCTGGCATGTCGGCGCCTGGAATTCGACCAGCGTGAACTCGGCCGGCGCTTCCGCCGGACAGATCACGCGCCATGCTGCTGCTGA
- a CDS encoding acetate--CoA ligase family protein, with product MLLLTALFTPRRVLLVGASQRPGTLGRLLTENLGAFPGELICKGSGDVLGEDCHDIDLAVVATPGPIVASIVDQLARKATVIVVLSAGFAETGTAGRDRQAEVIAAARPARVIGPNCFGVQDCNALLNASIAGGLPLAGGGIALVSQAGTYAMAARAYSHDDRVRFSKVIALGNAADVSAAELLAEFRSDPTSTTLCFAVESLPDARAFIEQVRLTTPCKPVVVYKAGQTDAGARSAASHTGAVAAPSSMLRDALAQAGAAQVSSGEELFDTAQAFDMQPLLAGPRIGVVSNSGGAAVEMVDALAQQGLSVPVLSDALRDRIAALLPGFASARNPVDITPVWSRYSQLYPGIAEILAESGELDAVVVLLTHRAAEDEETVQAIATRCGGSRPPTAAVPIYVCTIVGRAVRATLQPLQDAGIPCFDGPTRSARAVGHVYRYSQARARGVTPLQPLPDPSRPQLSKDQTELAELLTRFGIPTAPSRLCRSLDEVEHTDVQFPAVIKIAAAEHRTERDGVRLNIKSRHELTAAAADLITRAGGGGLLVQPQLAGVEIMVGAVNDSSLGPVVMVGLGGIWVEILNDIAFALAPIRHREAVALISGLAGYPILSGARGTSPINLDRLADVVVQVGQLCAEYPDISTLTLNPVIVTDTDAVAVDWKSTSL from the coding sequence ATGCTGCTGCTGACCGCACTGTTCACGCCGCGGCGTGTGCTGTTAGTCGGCGCCTCACAGCGGCCGGGCACACTCGGCCGGCTACTCACGGAGAACCTTGGAGCATTCCCCGGCGAACTCATCTGCAAGGGCAGCGGTGACGTGCTCGGCGAGGACTGTCACGACATCGATTTAGCGGTCGTCGCGACACCAGGCCCAATCGTTGCCTCGATAGTCGATCAGCTGGCGCGCAAAGCGACGGTGATCGTGGTGCTGTCCGCGGGCTTCGCCGAGACTGGCACCGCGGGCAGGGATCGGCAGGCGGAGGTCATTGCTGCGGCGCGCCCCGCGCGGGTGATCGGCCCGAACTGCTTTGGCGTGCAGGACTGTAACGCTCTTTTGAACGCGTCGATCGCGGGCGGCCTACCGCTGGCCGGTGGCGGGATTGCCTTGGTGAGTCAGGCAGGAACCTACGCCATGGCAGCGCGGGCGTACTCCCATGACGACCGGGTTCGGTTCAGCAAGGTCATCGCGCTCGGCAATGCCGCCGATGTGTCCGCCGCCGAACTCCTGGCCGAGTTTCGGAGCGACCCCACGAGCACGACGTTGTGTTTTGCCGTGGAGAGCCTGCCCGACGCGCGAGCGTTCATCGAACAAGTTCGGTTGACCACACCTTGTAAACCTGTGGTGGTGTACAAGGCCGGCCAGACGGATGCCGGTGCACGCTCAGCGGCAAGCCATACCGGCGCCGTGGCGGCGCCGAGCTCGATGCTGCGCGACGCGTTGGCGCAGGCGGGCGCCGCCCAGGTGAGTTCAGGCGAGGAACTCTTTGACACCGCACAGGCATTCGACATGCAGCCGCTACTCGCGGGGCCACGTATCGGCGTGGTGTCCAATTCAGGAGGTGCCGCCGTCGAGATGGTCGACGCACTTGCCCAACAGGGATTGTCGGTTCCTGTCTTATCGGATGCGTTGCGTGACCGCATTGCCGCTCTGCTCCCCGGATTTGCCAGCGCGCGCAATCCGGTAGACATCACGCCGGTATGGTCACGATATTCTCAGCTCTATCCGGGGATCGCCGAAATCCTTGCTGAGTCAGGAGAACTCGATGCCGTGGTGGTTCTGCTCACGCATCGAGCCGCTGAGGACGAGGAGACCGTTCAGGCCATCGCTACCCGTTGTGGTGGGTCGAGACCACCGACTGCCGCGGTCCCGATCTATGTGTGCACGATCGTCGGCCGCGCGGTTCGCGCTACGCTACAACCACTGCAGGATGCCGGCATTCCGTGTTTTGACGGACCCACTCGCAGCGCGCGAGCCGTCGGGCATGTCTACCGCTACAGCCAAGCGCGCGCGCGCGGAGTAACGCCCCTGCAGCCGCTTCCCGATCCGTCACGTCCACAACTTTCGAAGGATCAGACCGAGTTGGCAGAATTGCTGACTCGTTTCGGGATACCCACCGCCCCGAGCAGGCTGTGCCGCTCCCTCGACGAAGTCGAGCACACCGATGTCCAGTTCCCTGCGGTGATTAAGATCGCCGCTGCCGAACACCGCACGGAGCGCGACGGCGTACGCCTGAACATCAAGTCCCGGCACGAGCTGACAGCAGCCGCCGCAGATCTGATCACCCGCGCTGGCGGCGGCGGACTCCTCGTGCAGCCCCAGCTCGCCGGTGTCGAAATCATGGTGGGTGCGGTAAACGATTCCTCGTTGGGGCCCGTGGTGATGGTGGGCCTTGGCGGGATATGGGTAGAAATCCTCAACGACATAGCCTTCGCGCTGGCACCAATTCGACACCGCGAGGCGGTCGCTCTCATCTCCGGATTGGCTGGCTACCCGATCCTGTCCGGCGCCCGGGGAACATCCCCGATCAACCTGGACCGCTTGGCGGATGTTGTCGTGCAGGTGGGGCAGCTGTGCGCTGAGTACCCCGATATCTCGACGCTGACGTTGAATCCGGTCATCGTGACCGACACGGACGCTGTCGCGGTCGACTGGAAATCGACGTCCCTGTAG
- a CDS encoding cobalamin-independent methionine synthase II family protein yields MGTTRWERCRFSLAAGLFARYEGANTMKVGSTDVLLPTTMVGNYPNPRWYDGHGFAQFPKGEFVYDAISREAFEDAVLAIVHDQEAAGLDIISDGKVYGGDSPYASIIYHYYERMSGFRPSGTNIGLPIYSTLYSPIVESEVQREHPFHLATLRATRKATKKPVKVSYVGIQVLAAAATNNFYSEERELGIAIAKAFKEDFKEIEQNGCDIIQLDEFVWPYGIGDWEVDAINYAMEGISCDFWVHTCWGNYSGTPGYLPEENEKEFGAWVLDKRTSHSAGTERAAAIFPKVLQTNITALNYEVGRTGPDDLKPLLDNNWDRPFVAGVIDVKSTITETADEVADRIRSVLEFVPAEQLALSTDCGLINLNRMISASKLHALADGAAIVRAELTRRN; encoded by the coding sequence GTGGGGACGACGCGGTGGGAGCGGTGTCGTTTTAGCCTGGCAGCTGGACTATTTGCCCGTTATGAAGGAGCGAACACAATGAAAGTTGGGTCGACAGACGTCCTGCTGCCCACGACTATGGTTGGCAACTATCCGAACCCGCGGTGGTACGACGGACACGGATTCGCTCAATTCCCCAAGGGGGAATTTGTCTACGACGCGATCAGCAGAGAAGCGTTTGAAGATGCGGTTCTGGCTATCGTCCACGACCAAGAAGCAGCTGGACTCGACATCATTTCCGACGGGAAGGTCTATGGCGGGGACTCACCGTACGCATCGATCATCTATCACTACTACGAGCGTATGAGCGGATTCAGACCGTCGGGAACAAACATCGGACTGCCGATCTACTCCACCCTGTACTCGCCGATCGTGGAATCCGAAGTACAACGCGAGCATCCCTTCCATCTAGCGACGCTTCGAGCCACCCGAAAGGCAACGAAGAAGCCAGTCAAGGTGTCCTACGTTGGTATTCAGGTACTGGCCGCTGCGGCGACGAACAATTTTTACTCCGAAGAACGCGAACTGGGCATCGCAATCGCGAAGGCGTTCAAAGAGGACTTCAAAGAGATCGAGCAGAACGGCTGCGACATCATCCAACTCGACGAGTTCGTGTGGCCCTATGGCATCGGGGACTGGGAGGTCGATGCGATCAACTACGCGATGGAGGGCATCAGCTGCGACTTCTGGGTTCATACCTGCTGGGGAAACTACTCGGGTACACCAGGGTATTTGCCGGAGGAGAATGAAAAGGAATTCGGCGCCTGGGTCCTCGACAAGAGGACCAGCCACTCGGCCGGAACTGAGCGTGCGGCAGCAATCTTCCCGAAGGTGCTGCAAACCAATATCACCGCATTGAACTACGAGGTGGGTCGGACCGGGCCTGATGATCTCAAACCACTTCTCGACAACAACTGGGACCGCCCGTTTGTCGCTGGTGTCATCGACGTCAAATCAACGATCACCGAAACAGCCGACGAGGTAGCCGACCGGATCAGGTCGGTGCTGGAATTTGTCCCGGCTGAGCAGCTTGCGCTGTCCACAGACTGCGGATTGATCAACCTCAACCGGATGATCTCGGCGAGCAAACTGCACGCACTGGCCGATGGCGCGGCGATCGTTCGTGCCGAACTAACCAGACGTAACTAG